The following are encoded in a window of Mycobacterium vicinigordonae genomic DNA:
- a CDS encoding SDR family oxidoreductase, translating to MPKLQGRRVAITGGAQGIGRAIGQALIAAGAKVALGDVQESVVQQTAAELGTAATGYRLDVTDPAGFEAFLDRSAEDLGGLDVLVNNAGIMPIGPFLNENPNVTRRTLEIDILGVMTGTRLAGARFAARGSGHIVNIASAMGTLASPNAATYCAAKYAVVGFCASLRQEWRGSGVNISAICPGFVRTELIAGMAAPRPLERFLVVNPEDVAAAVVTELGKGASRTVFVPKLVGLVSRGTSTLPAPVVDAVFRLSGGNKVTSELDREKRASYQARVEGRGIQE from the coding sequence ATGCCGAAGCTGCAGGGACGACGCGTTGCCATCACCGGAGGGGCGCAGGGGATCGGCCGCGCGATCGGCCAGGCCCTTATCGCTGCCGGCGCCAAGGTGGCCCTCGGTGACGTGCAGGAGTCCGTTGTCCAGCAGACCGCTGCCGAACTCGGCACGGCGGCAACGGGTTATCGACTCGATGTAACGGATCCAGCCGGTTTCGAGGCGTTCCTGGACCGCTCGGCCGAGGATCTCGGCGGGCTCGACGTACTGGTCAACAACGCCGGCATCATGCCGATCGGACCGTTCCTCAACGAGAACCCCAACGTCACCCGTCGCACGCTGGAGATCGACATTCTGGGGGTGATGACCGGAACCCGGCTGGCCGGTGCGCGGTTCGCAGCGCGGGGGTCGGGTCACATCGTGAACATCGCCTCGGCGATGGGCACTCTGGCATCGCCGAACGCCGCCACCTACTGCGCTGCCAAATATGCGGTGGTCGGATTCTGCGCGTCGCTGCGTCAGGAGTGGCGGGGCAGCGGGGTCAACATTTCGGCGATCTGCCCCGGCTTCGTGCGCACCGAGTTGATCGCGGGAATGGCGGCGCCCCGCCCGCTGGAACGGTTCCTGGTGGTCAACCCCGAGGACGTCGCCGCCGCGGTGGTCACCGAACTGGGCAAGGGCGCCTCGCGCACCGTGTTTGTGCCCAAGTTGGTAGGTCTGGTCTCCCGCGGAACCAGCACCCTGCCGGCCCCGGTCGTCGACGCTGTCTTCCGGCTGTCCGGCGGCAACAAGGTCACCTCGGAGCTGGACCGCGAGAAACGGGCGTCGTACCAGGCGCGTGTCGAAGGCCGAGGGATTCAGGAGTAG
- a CDS encoding acetoacetate decarboxylase family protein, protein MSRIELTGLRGVPETALSEALVATLPGNAAPAPWECRCSAVLWLGRGGRSAAAALPPALAGSPALATLGGFVRYTDTPVGPYDEVLGIVGSRTGLRPWGNVAFMSVDSQSSLVGGRTNWAMPKTLARFDGELANGRVITASSADQVSWTVSATPRVVGPAVPLKTKGSARQQFADGRVGDCLLTFAGRVQPALVTVGVTSTGTLPSWLRPGLHLGALVDDAVFTLGEPRL, encoded by the coding sequence ATGTCGCGTATCGAGCTGACAGGACTGCGCGGGGTGCCTGAGACCGCACTGTCCGAGGCCCTGGTCGCCACCCTGCCAGGCAATGCGGCGCCCGCACCGTGGGAATGCCGCTGCTCGGCGGTGCTGTGGCTGGGCCGGGGCGGACGGTCCGCCGCTGCGGCGCTGCCGCCGGCGCTGGCCGGTAGCCCGGCGCTAGCCACCCTTGGTGGATTCGTCCGATACACCGACACCCCGGTCGGCCCCTACGACGAGGTGCTCGGCATCGTCGGTTCCCGCACCGGGCTGCGTCCGTGGGGCAACGTGGCCTTCATGTCGGTGGATTCGCAGTCCAGTCTGGTCGGTGGCCGCACTAATTGGGCGATGCCCAAGACGCTGGCCCGCTTCGACGGGGAGTTGGCCAACGGCCGGGTTATCACCGCCAGCAGTGCCGACCAAGTGTCCTGGACGGTCAGCGCAACCCCGCGGGTGGTGGGCCCGGCTGTCCCGCTGAAGACGAAGGGCAGCGCTCGGCAGCAGTTCGCCGACGGGCGGGTCGGTGACTGCCTGCTGACTTTCGCCGGCCGGGTGCAGCCGGCGTTGGTGACCGTCGGCGTCACGTCGACGGGAACTCTGCCATCCTGGCTGCGACCCGGACTGCACCTCGGGGCGTTGGTCGACGACGCTGTCTTCACCCTGGGCGAACCGCGCCTTTAG
- a CDS encoding potassium/proton antiporter, translating to MTLEQLYLIVSIGGLVLLASIVGTRVATVVGFPSLLLYLMVGVVIGEDGLGLQFDDALLARNVGTAALALILVEGGLTTRFGDIRKVLAPAASLASLGVLISTLVTAVGAHLLLHIEWQLALLLGAIVSSTDAAAVFSVLRVLPLPRRLAGLLEAESGFNDAPGVILVLMFSVVPFVFHPEGAVTDLLYELLGGSAIGLVVGYLGAVGLRRIALPASGLYPIATFGLGLMAFAAAGDAHASGFIAAYLAAVVLANSGLPHRSATRSFAEGVGWLAQIGLFVLLGLLVNPSELGPDVVTAIVIGLVLLLVARPLSVVGSLIWFRIPWREQVFLSWAGLRGAVPIVLATFPIVAGVQGSHHLLNIVFVLVVVFTLIQGPSLRPIARILGLISREATREIQVEAAPLDMLDAELLTMTVQRPSRLHNVTILELRLPDPAVITLIIRNGHTFVPEPDTRIAAGDELLIVTTSKTRAAAEARLRAVSRRGKLAHWFDEYGELD from the coding sequence ATGACCCTGGAACAGCTGTATCTGATCGTGTCGATCGGCGGCCTCGTGCTGCTGGCCAGCATCGTCGGTACCCGGGTGGCCACCGTGGTGGGCTTCCCCAGCCTGCTGCTCTACCTGATGGTCGGGGTGGTGATCGGCGAGGACGGCCTGGGGCTGCAATTCGACGACGCCCTGCTGGCCCGCAACGTGGGGACCGCGGCGCTGGCATTGATTCTCGTCGAAGGCGGCTTGACCACCCGGTTCGGCGATATCCGCAAAGTGCTGGCCCCGGCGGCATCGCTGGCCAGCCTCGGCGTCCTGATCAGCACGTTGGTGACCGCGGTCGGAGCGCACCTGCTGCTACACATCGAGTGGCAGCTCGCGCTACTGCTCGGCGCCATCGTGTCGTCCACCGACGCCGCGGCGGTGTTCTCGGTGCTGCGGGTGTTGCCGTTGCCGCGACGCCTGGCCGGCCTACTGGAGGCCGAGTCTGGGTTCAACGACGCCCCCGGCGTGATCCTGGTGCTGATGTTCAGCGTGGTGCCGTTCGTCTTCCACCCCGAAGGCGCGGTAACCGACCTGCTCTATGAACTGCTGGGCGGATCGGCGATCGGGTTGGTCGTCGGCTACCTCGGCGCCGTCGGGCTGCGCCGCATCGCCCTCCCGGCGTCGGGTTTGTATCCGATCGCCACCTTCGGGTTGGGTCTGATGGCGTTCGCCGCCGCCGGCGATGCCCACGCGAGCGGCTTCATCGCCGCATATCTGGCGGCGGTGGTGCTGGCGAATTCGGGGCTGCCGCACCGGTCGGCGACCCGCTCGTTCGCCGAAGGCGTCGGCTGGCTGGCACAAATCGGGCTGTTCGTGCTGCTCGGCCTCCTGGTGAACCCGAGCGAGCTGGGTCCGGATGTGGTCACGGCGATCGTCATCGGCCTGGTCCTGCTGCTGGTCGCGCGGCCCCTGTCGGTGGTGGGATCGCTGATCTGGTTCCGCATCCCATGGCGCGAACAGGTCTTCCTGTCCTGGGCGGGATTGCGCGGAGCGGTCCCGATCGTGCTGGCTACCTTCCCGATCGTCGCCGGGGTCCAGGGCAGTCACCACCTGCTCAACATCGTGTTCGTGCTGGTGGTGGTCTTCACCCTGATCCAGGGACCCAGCCTGCGCCCGATCGCCCGCATTCTCGGACTGATATCTCGCGAGGCCACCCGCGAGATCCAGGTTGAGGCCGCCCCCCTGGACATGCTCGACGCGGAACTGCTGACCATGACCGTCCAGCGGCCGTCGCGACTGCACAACGTCACCATCCTGGAGCTGCGCCTGCCCGATCCGGCGGTCATCACGCTGATCATCCGCAACGGCCACACCTTCGTCCCAGAACCCGACACGCGGATCGCGGCCGGCGACGAACTGCTGATCGTCACCACCAGCAAGACCCGGGCGGCCGCCGAAGCCAGGCTTCGGGCCGTCAGCCGGCGCGGCAAACTTGCGCACTGGTTCGACGAATACGGCGAGCTGGATTAA
- a CDS encoding potassium channel family protein, whose protein sequence is MRIGIAGAGNVGRSVAQELLDNGHKILLIERERRAFEPHKVPDADWLNADACEMSALQEAGVQTCDVVIAATGDDKANLVVGLLAKSEFGVPRVVARINDVRNEWLFGQAWGIDVSVSTPGAMVAGIEGAIDVGHLVRLMGLREGRTALTKLTLPADNPTVGQRVDELDLPHNTALVTVVRGDQVIAPRDEDVLEGGDELLFIADNARERALWAAVNRIKPTPRMPMRHDAW, encoded by the coding sequence TTGCGAATCGGGATTGCCGGAGCCGGCAATGTCGGGCGTTCCGTCGCGCAGGAACTGCTCGACAACGGGCACAAGATCTTGCTGATCGAGCGGGAGCGCCGCGCCTTCGAGCCGCATAAGGTCCCCGACGCGGACTGGCTCAATGCGGACGCTTGCGAGATGTCTGCGTTGCAGGAGGCCGGCGTGCAGACCTGCGACGTGGTTATCGCGGCTACCGGCGACGACAAGGCCAACCTGGTCGTGGGTTTGCTGGCCAAATCCGAGTTCGGTGTGCCTCGAGTGGTGGCGCGCATCAACGACGTCCGCAACGAGTGGCTGTTCGGGCAGGCGTGGGGGATCGATGTCTCGGTTTCGACGCCGGGCGCCATGGTCGCCGGGATCGAGGGCGCCATCGATGTCGGCCATCTCGTGCGACTGATGGGTCTGCGCGAGGGCCGCACGGCCCTGACGAAGTTGACGCTGCCCGCCGACAATCCGACGGTCGGGCAGCGCGTCGACGAGCTGGATCTGCCGCACAACACTGCCCTGGTGACCGTGGTGCGCGGCGACCAGGTGATCGCCCCCCGGGACGAGGATGTTCTGGAGGGGGGCGACGAGTTGCTATTCATCGCCGACAACGCCCGCGAGCGTGCGCTGTGGGCCGCCGTAAACCGGATCAAGCCGACGCCGCGGATGCCGATGCGTCACGACGCCTGGTGA
- a CDS encoding nuclear transport factor 2 family protein produces the protein MTVALLREMFERMVVAKSGELIEHYYHPDFVMCSDGVTQGFAEFRDSHLKLYATPISYAVEYDEQAWVEGTDKVAGRVWITTARPGEEPTRIEVVLIAAYRDGRIYRVWETTWPSWRGVAALDGY, from the coding sequence GTGACGGTCGCATTGCTTCGAGAGATGTTCGAGCGGATGGTCGTCGCCAAGAGCGGCGAGCTGATCGAGCACTACTACCACCCCGACTTCGTGATGTGCTCCGACGGGGTGACGCAGGGTTTCGCCGAATTCCGCGATAGCCACCTCAAGCTCTACGCGACGCCGATCAGTTACGCCGTCGAGTACGACGAGCAGGCGTGGGTGGAAGGCACCGATAAGGTCGCCGGCCGGGTGTGGATCACCACCGCACGCCCCGGGGAAGAGCCGACCCGCATCGAGGTGGTGCTGATCGCCGCTTACCGAGACGGCCGCATTTACCGGGTCTGGGAGACTACTTGGCCGAGTTGGCGCGGTGTGGCCGCGTTGGACGGGTACTGA
- a CDS encoding flavin monoamine oxidase family protein, whose amino-acid sequence MSRRGFLAASALLAGCARPSPQSVNGPSSTSTLPPDTGSILIVGAGMAGLAAARSLADAGRSVRVIEARNRIGGRVHTSREWGTPLEMGASWIHGTTGNPLLELAAKVQAQVVATDYNRPAKLAIDPRLQPMTYHPETWRALVSDARDAVDGGTLGAAVDGESVGLSERDRAALAYYVTTEIEDEYAADANQLSANTFDVGTYTGGAQAVITSGYDALPRLLAEGLPITLNTMVDTVVRKDNSVLLRAGSQTFEGPAAIVTVGLGVLKSGKVTFDPPLPDGHAHAVSALGFGVLSKSYFRLRRRTWDAENAFFQYLGSQQGMWAQWFTLPAAAGPIVLAFNAGRRGRQVESAAAEELLAQAMPIARELFGTDVTEVRSSSWTSDPFALGSYSFHAPGSGLDDRRRLQEPLGDRLYLAGEAVGVDNPATVHGAVLSGRRAAAELLRRIS is encoded by the coding sequence CTGTCGCGTCGGGGTTTCCTGGCGGCATCCGCCCTGCTAGCAGGGTGCGCACGGCCGTCGCCGCAGAGCGTCAACGGGCCGTCGAGCACGAGTACGTTGCCCCCGGACACCGGGTCGATCTTGATCGTCGGCGCCGGCATGGCCGGACTGGCCGCGGCGCGCAGCCTTGCGGATGCGGGCCGGTCGGTGCGGGTGATCGAGGCTCGCAACCGGATCGGCGGGCGCGTGCACACCAGCCGCGAGTGGGGTACGCCGCTGGAAATGGGCGCCTCGTGGATCCACGGCACGACGGGCAATCCGCTGCTGGAGTTGGCGGCGAAGGTGCAGGCCCAGGTCGTTGCCACCGACTACAACCGGCCGGCGAAACTGGCCATCGATCCCCGACTGCAGCCGATGACCTACCACCCCGAGACCTGGCGCGCCTTGGTGTCGGACGCGCGCGACGCCGTCGACGGCGGGACCTTGGGCGCCGCCGTCGACGGCGAGTCGGTCGGGCTATCCGAGCGGGACCGAGCCGCGCTGGCGTATTACGTCACCACCGAAATCGAGGACGAGTACGCCGCAGACGCAAACCAGCTGTCCGCCAACACGTTTGACGTAGGCACCTACACCGGCGGCGCACAGGCGGTGATCACCAGCGGCTACGACGCGCTGCCGCGGCTACTGGCCGAAGGCTTGCCGATCACGCTCAACACTATGGTGGATACCGTTGTGCGCAAAGACAACTCAGTACTGCTACGGGCCGGCAGCCAGACTTTCGAGGGACCCGCCGCAATCGTCACCGTTGGGCTCGGCGTGCTCAAATCCGGCAAGGTCACCTTCGACCCGCCCCTTCCCGACGGCCACGCGCACGCGGTGAGCGCGCTGGGATTCGGCGTGCTGTCCAAGAGCTACTTCCGTCTCCGACGCCGCACCTGGGACGCCGAAAACGCGTTCTTCCAGTACCTGGGTTCGCAGCAGGGCATGTGGGCTCAGTGGTTCACGCTGCCCGCCGCCGCCGGCCCGATTGTGTTGGCCTTCAACGCCGGTCGGCGTGGCCGACAGGTGGAGTCGGCGGCCGCCGAAGAACTGCTGGCCCAAGCGATGCCGATCGCCCGAGAGCTGTTCGGAACCGATGTCACCGAGGTCCGCTCATCGAGTTGGACCAGCGACCCGTTTGCACTGGGTTCGTACTCTTTTCACGCACCAGGATCCGGCCTAGACGATCGTCGGCGACTCCAGGAACCGCTCGGCGACCGGCTCTACCTGGCCGGTGAAGCCGTCGGGGTGGACAATCCGGCCACCGTGCACGGCGCCGTACTCAGCGGTCGACGTGCGGCGGCCGAACTGCTGCGCAGGATCAGCTGA
- a CDS encoding alpha/beta fold hydrolase produces the protein MNAQQATRALPVGRALTVRAADGTPLHAEVFGPPDGYPIVLTHGFVCAIRAWAYQIEDLSADFRVIAFDHRGHGRSGLPRRGGYSLNHLASDLDCVLDATLAPHERAVIAGHSMGGMTIQAWSQRYGHKVARRADAVALINTASGDLLRKIRFLSVPRGLSPARVVAGRTLINAVGGVPLPDAVRIPARYLVALMATGAEAHPDVVKLVYEMFAQTSPAGRGGCARMLVGEVGSRHLSLAGLTVPTLVIGSERDRLTPISQSRKIARTAPNVVDLVELPGGHCSMLEQPAAVNGQLRALAESALARRELRLISS, from the coding sequence ATGAATGCTCAACAGGCCACCCGTGCTTTGCCGGTCGGCCGCGCCCTCACGGTTCGCGCGGCCGACGGCACGCCCCTGCACGCCGAGGTGTTCGGCCCGCCCGACGGTTATCCAATCGTTTTGACCCACGGCTTCGTGTGCGCCATCCGCGCCTGGGCCTACCAGATCGAGGATCTGTCGGCCGATTTCCGGGTGATCGCGTTCGACCACCGTGGGCATGGTCGCAGCGGCCTGCCGCGCCGTGGCGGCTACAGCCTCAATCACCTTGCCTCCGACCTTGATTGCGTGTTGGACGCCACACTGGCTCCGCACGAACGCGCGGTGATCGCCGGGCACTCGATGGGCGGGATGACCATCCAGGCCTGGTCGCAGCGCTACGGCCACAAGGTCGCCCGGCGCGCCGACGCCGTGGCGCTGATCAATACGGCCAGCGGTGATCTGCTCCGCAAGATCCGCTTTCTCTCCGTCCCGCGCGGGTTGTCGCCGGCCCGGGTTGTGGCCGGGCGGACGCTGATCAACGCGGTCGGCGGCGTCCCGCTGCCCGACGCCGTGCGGATCCCGGCCCGCTACTTGGTCGCGCTGATGGCGACCGGCGCCGAGGCACATCCCGACGTGGTGAAGCTGGTCTACGAGATGTTCGCGCAGACCTCACCGGCCGGGCGCGGGGGTTGCGCACGGATGCTGGTGGGGGAGGTTGGGTCGCGCCACCTCAGCCTGGCCGGCCTGACGGTGCCGACCCTGGTCATCGGCAGCGAACGCGACCGGCTGACGCCCATCAGCCAATCCCGCAAGATTGCTCGCACGGCACCCAATGTCGTCGATCTGGTCGAGCTGCCTGGCGGGCATTGCTCGATGCTGGAACAGCCGGCCGCGGTGAACGGGCAGCTGCGCGCGCTCGCCGAGTCGGCGTTGGCGCGGCGCGAGCTGCGGTTGATCAGCTCATAG
- a CDS encoding flavin monoamine oxidase family protein has translation MTTAPWNVDVVVVGAGFAGLTAALELTRQGHEVLVLEGRDRVGGRSFTGNVAGLPVDLGGSFVGPTQDAVLALAADLGVPTTPTYHDGKNVILWRGAARAYGGTIPRLSLVGLLDIGRLQWQFERLARAVPISAPWNAKRARQLDSVSLGQWLGMVRASKSSLDLMAIMSRVTWGCEPGDVSMLHAARYVRAAGGLNRLLDVENGAQQDLIPGGTQQIAERAAAELGDRVVLDAPVRRIQRHGSGVTVSTDRGEAEAGFVIVAIPPAHRAAIEFDPPLPPDYAELARGWPQGRLSKAYAAYETPFWRADGLSGQALLDRGPVFITFDVSPHDDGPGILLGFVDARAFDSLPSDQRRRDALRCFASVYGDAALKPLDYTDFRWGAEEFAPGGPTAAVPPGSWTKYGPLLRAAVGPIHWAGTETADEWTGYFDGAVRSGRRAAAEVAALL, from the coding sequence GTGACAACTGCCCCGTGGAACGTCGATGTTGTCGTGGTGGGGGCCGGCTTCGCCGGGCTAACCGCAGCCCTTGAACTGACCCGACAGGGTCATGAAGTGCTGGTACTCGAGGGCCGCGACCGAGTTGGGGGCCGTTCGTTTACCGGTAATGTCGCGGGACTGCCCGTCGATCTGGGCGGCTCGTTCGTGGGCCCCACCCAGGACGCGGTGCTGGCCCTGGCCGCCGATTTGGGGGTGCCCACGACCCCGACATATCACGACGGCAAGAACGTCATCTTGTGGCGCGGCGCCGCGCGCGCATACGGCGGAACCATCCCCCGGCTGTCGCTGGTGGGCCTGCTGGACATCGGCCGACTGCAATGGCAGTTCGAACGGCTTGCCCGTGCCGTGCCGATCTCGGCGCCGTGGAACGCCAAGCGGGCACGGCAACTGGACAGCGTTTCGCTCGGTCAGTGGCTCGGCATGGTGCGGGCCAGCAAATCGTCCCTGGACCTGATGGCGATCATGTCCCGGGTGACCTGGGGGTGCGAACCCGGCGATGTGTCGATGCTGCACGCGGCCCGCTATGTGCGGGCGGCCGGCGGCCTGAATCGGCTCCTCGACGTCGAGAACGGCGCTCAGCAAGACCTGATCCCGGGCGGCACCCAACAAATCGCCGAGCGCGCGGCGGCCGAACTCGGCGACCGAGTAGTCCTGGACGCGCCGGTGCGCCGTATTCAACGGCACGGATCAGGCGTGACGGTGAGCACCGACCGGGGTGAGGCCGAGGCAGGATTCGTCATCGTCGCGATCCCGCCCGCCCACCGGGCCGCCATCGAGTTCGATCCCCCGCTGCCGCCCGATTACGCCGAACTCGCCCGAGGGTGGCCACAGGGCCGGCTGAGCAAGGCGTACGCGGCCTACGAGACACCGTTCTGGCGGGCCGACGGCCTGTCCGGACAGGCGCTGTTGGACCGCGGCCCGGTGTTCATCACTTTCGATGTCAGCCCGCACGACGACGGCCCGGGGATCTTGCTGGGTTTCGTCGACGCCCGGGCTTTCGACTCGCTGCCCAGCGACCAGCGTCGCCGAGACGCGCTGCGCTGCTTTGCGTCGGTGTACGGAGACGCCGCGCTAAAGCCGCTCGATTACACGGACTTCCGTTGGGGGGCAGAGGAATTCGCACCCGGCGGGCCTACTGCCGCGGTGCCGCCGGGATCGTGGACCAAATACGGCCCGTTGCTACGCGCGGCAGTCGGGCCGATCCACTGGGCCGGTACCGAGACCGCCGACGAGTGGACCGGCTACTTCGACGGCGCCGTCCGGTCCGGCCGGCGCGCCGCAGCCGAGGTCGCCGCCCTGCTATGA
- a CDS encoding phosphotransferase family protein, with amino-acid sequence MANEPAVEDVGRMQRSSRDTTTVPELMSQWLSTVLPETPEITVESGVDSTGMSSETIILTARFAGNEQKLVARVAPTAQDVPVFPTYRLDHQFEVIRQVGELTDVPVPRVRWIENTGDVLGAPFFLMDYVDGEVPPDVMPYTFGGNWFADAPVEQQRKLQDMSVNVLATLHSIPAAEKTFGFLTENLTGDTALHRHFGWVRSWYDFAVPDIGRSPLVERSFEWLQANWPEEADAREPVLLWGDARVGNVMYRNFEPVAVLDWEMVALGPRELDVAWMIYAHKVFEELAGLAGLPGLPQVMREEDVRDTYQKLTGAELGDLHWFYVYSGIMWACVFMRTGARRIHFGEAERPDDVESLFYHAGLMKRLIGEES; translated from the coding sequence GTGGCCAATGAACCGGCGGTTGAAGATGTCGGCCGCATGCAACGCTCGAGCCGCGATACCACCACCGTTCCGGAGTTGATGTCGCAGTGGTTGTCGACCGTGCTGCCCGAGACACCCGAGATTACCGTGGAAAGTGGCGTGGACTCGACCGGGATGTCCTCGGAGACGATCATCCTAACGGCGCGCTTCGCGGGCAACGAACAGAAGCTTGTCGCCCGGGTCGCACCCACCGCCCAGGATGTCCCGGTCTTTCCGACCTACCGCCTCGACCACCAGTTCGAGGTGATCCGCCAGGTCGGCGAACTCACCGACGTCCCGGTGCCGCGGGTGCGCTGGATTGAGAACACCGGCGACGTGCTGGGCGCGCCGTTCTTCTTGATGGACTACGTCGACGGCGAGGTACCGCCCGACGTCATGCCCTACACGTTCGGCGGCAACTGGTTCGCCGACGCTCCGGTCGAACAACAGCGCAAGCTGCAGGACATGTCAGTGAATGTATTGGCGACGCTGCACTCAATCCCCGCGGCCGAGAAGACGTTTGGCTTCCTGACCGAAAACCTGACCGGCGACACCGCGCTGCACAGACACTTCGGCTGGGTCAGATCCTGGTATGACTTCGCCGTCCCCGACATCGGCCGATCCCCATTGGTCGAGCGTAGTTTCGAATGGCTGCAAGCCAATTGGCCCGAAGAGGCCGACGCCCGCGAGCCAGTGCTGTTGTGGGGGGACGCCCGGGTGGGCAATGTAATGTACCGGAACTTCGAACCGGTCGCGGTGCTCGACTGGGAGATGGTAGCTCTGGGCCCGCGCGAACTCGACGTCGCCTGGATGATCTACGCGCACAAGGTTTTCGAGGAACTCGCCGGTCTCGCCGGGCTACCCGGACTGCCACAGGTGATGCGCGAGGAAGACGTGCGTGACACCTACCAGAAGCTCACCGGCGCGGAACTCGGTGACCTGCACTGGTTCTACGTGTATTCCGGCATCATGTGGGCCTGCGTCTTCATGCGCACCGGAGCACGACGCATCCACTTCGGCGAGGCCGAGAGGCCCGACGATGTCGAGTCGCTGTTCTACCACGCCGGACTGATGAAACGCCTTATCGGAGAGGAAAGTTAA
- a CDS encoding TetR/AcrR family transcriptional regulator translates to MKADLPSLDKAPGAGRPRDPRIDSAILAATAELLVEIGYSNLSLAAVAERAGTTKSALYRRWSSKAELVHEAAFPVAPTALTTPAGDFAADIRLMFEATRDIFTTPVVRAALPGLLADMTADPDLNARVMARFAGLFDAVRLRLREAIDRGEAHPDVDPGRLIELIGGSTMLRMLLYPELDDTWVEQTTAIVVHGVNR, encoded by the coding sequence ATGAAAGCAGACCTGCCATCCCTTGACAAGGCCCCCGGTGCCGGGCGACCCCGGGATCCGCGCATCGACTCGGCCATCCTGGCGGCAACCGCCGAACTGCTTGTAGAGATCGGCTATTCGAACCTTAGCCTGGCCGCGGTCGCCGAACGTGCCGGGACGACGAAGTCGGCGCTGTACCGGCGGTGGTCGAGCAAGGCGGAGTTGGTTCACGAGGCGGCCTTCCCGGTAGCCCCGACCGCCCTGACCACCCCGGCCGGTGATTTTGCCGCCGATATTCGATTGATGTTCGAAGCCACTCGGGACATCTTCACCACACCCGTAGTGCGTGCCGCGTTGCCCGGCCTGCTGGCCGATATGACCGCGGACCCCGATCTGAACGCGCGGGTGATGGCGCGCTTCGCTGGCCTCTTTGACGCGGTCCGCCTGAGGCTGCGTGAAGCCATCGATCGCGGGGAAGCGCATCCCGACGTCGACCCGGGCCGGCTCATCGAGCTTATCGGCGGATCCACCATGCTGCGGATGCTGCTGTATCCCGAATTGGACGACACCTGGGTGGAGCAGACCACCGCGATCGTGGTGCACGGGGTCAACCGATGA
- a CDS encoding SDR family NAD(P)-dependent oxidoreductase produces the protein MTAIVTGASRGLGRAIALALAADGEAVAVVGRTEAIWDDRLPGTIGETVAEIESAGGRAVAVRADLTDREDIGRLVGEARNALGAITILVNNAAFTAPGRPGVKPRPKTAKQTEEKPGWPGFVSTPLAAYRRHFEISIFAAYELMQLVAPDMINAGGGSIVNITSIASRLPGDGPYLDRSAGVLPGYGGSKAALEHLTQCAAFDLASHNIAVNALAPSKPIMTPGLSYYAHGFADSSSAEEFAQAAVQLVRVDPNVVTGRTIGHHQVLDGSFTPFMV, from the coding sequence ATGACTGCGATCGTCACGGGCGCCAGCCGTGGCCTCGGCCGGGCGATTGCGTTGGCCCTGGCAGCCGACGGCGAGGCAGTGGCCGTCGTCGGGCGCACTGAGGCGATCTGGGACGACCGGCTGCCCGGAACTATCGGCGAAACCGTTGCCGAGATCGAGTCCGCCGGGGGCCGGGCGGTGGCGGTGCGAGCAGACCTGACTGATCGCGAGGATATCGGCCGACTGGTGGGTGAGGCGCGGAATGCGTTGGGGGCCATCACGATTCTGGTGAACAATGCCGCCTTCACCGCACCGGGACGGCCGGGTGTGAAGCCGCGCCCGAAGACGGCCAAGCAAACCGAAGAAAAGCCCGGCTGGCCAGGTTTCGTCAGCACCCCGCTCGCGGCCTACCGTCGGCACTTCGAGATTTCGATTTTCGCAGCCTACGAACTGATGCAGTTGGTCGCTCCCGACATGATCAACGCGGGCGGTGGCTCGATCGTCAACATCACCTCGATCGCCTCGCGACTGCCGGGCGACGGGCCCTACCTCGACCGCAGTGCCGGGGTGTTGCCAGGCTACGGCGGATCCAAGGCCGCGCTGGAGCACCTCACCCAATGCGCGGCGTTCGATCTCGCCAGCCACAACATCGCGGTGAATGCACTCGCACCGTCCAAGCCCATCATGACGCCGGGCCTGTCCTACTACGCGCACGGCTTCGCGGACTCCAGCTCCGCCGAGGAATTCGCCCAAGCCGCAGTCCAATTGGTGCGAGTCGACCCCAACGTCGTGACCGGGCGCACCATCGGCCACCACCAGGTTCTCGACGGCAGCTTCACGCCGTTCATGGTGTGA